ATTGACAGGCTCGAAGCCTTAAATGCAAGATGATTTATCCTAAATGAATCAGAAAATCAAGGGTATCTATGCCATCGGCGTAGTCCCATAGTTCAGGCAATTGCGTGTTTCCAAACGGAATGAAGTTTTGACCTGCTATGCATTGAATTTTATCTTCATATTGATTGATTTTATCCTCTAAGTCGGATTTATTATCATAAGTGTCGTAGTATAATACTGATATTGGAGAAACCAATGACTCATTTTTAGTGACAATTAAGAATCCATTATCATAATGCTCGACTTTATTCACCAAGTATATAGATTTGTTGTAATCGTAATTGTTTGAGTATTTATGGTTGTTTGTGATCGAAGAGAATCCTTCGAACTGGTCCAATAATGTAGTGAAGTTGTAATCTGAAGGAACTAAAAGCTTGGAGACATTTCTACAGCCTAAACCAAAATAAGTGAAAATGTCGTTCCCAAGCTCTTGCAATTCTTCTTTTGATTCTTCACCAGTCAATATAGCTAGCGAGGATTTGTTTGGCCTGATTATATGCGGTTTGTTTTTGAAATAATATTCAAAATATCTCGCAGAGTTATCGCTGCCAGTGGCAATGATGGCCTCTGCTTCATTTAGCCTTTCAACAAAGTTTATTTTTTCTTTGAATTCCGGAGCTATTTCGATGAGTATATCGGCGATTTTCTTTAGCAAAACCTCATCTTGACTGCTTAGCTTTGCCAGTAGCGTGTGGCCGCTAATTAGTATGCTTAAAAGGTCATGGAACCCTACTGCAGGGATGTTTCCAGCCATTACTACGCCTACTTTTATGCTTTTCTTTTCTTTTGAAAGCTCTGGGTACTTTTTAGTCCACTGTTCCAGTTTTTCTTTTTGGAGCATATGAATTATGCCGTCGATTGATTTTTTGACATTTTCAGGAGTAAACCAATTGTTTCTAGCGTAAGCTTGACTTTGCCATATTTCTAATTCCAAATCCGTTAGATTTTTTAGACAAGTGCCTAGCGCGGCAAAAGTTTCTATTTTTTTATCCAGAGTCATTATCTTTAGTTTAATTTCAAGTATAAACTTGCCATGCTTAATATCGCACGAATGAGATGCAAATTTAAGCTATATTCCTGAAACTGCACAAAAGGAAAAAGACTTTACAAAAACTTAGCCAAATGCAGACAACAAATGCATGTTTGAATCGTAGCCGTTTATGTAAGAAAGCATTTTGACTATTCTAATTTACAAATATTGCAGTATAGGGAGCTTACTGTCTTTATTTTGACTGCTTATAAATTATTCATAAGAATAAATAGAATGTTTTTTTTCAATATATTTGTTATCTAATTCTAATTTACCACATATAAATTATTACCTAAATGGCAATAATCATAACAGACGAATGCATCAACTGTGGTGCATGCGAACCAGAATGCCCAAATACCGCAATTTATGAAGGTGGGGTTGAATGGAAATGGAGTGATGGTACCAGTCTGGAAGAAGTAGAGATGGAAGATGGTTCGGTGGTAAGCGCCGAGGAGGACCAAGAGCCTTATTCTGACGAATTCTACTATATCGTAACCGGAAAGTGTACCGAGTGTATTGGTTTTCACGAGGAGCCACAATGCGCCGCTGTCTGTCCAGTTGATTGTTGTGTTGAAGATCCTGATTTTCAGGAGACTGAAGAGGAACTTTTGGCCAAAAAGGACTGGATGCACCCGGAAGATTGATTCAAATCACGAAACCAAAATATTCGAAAAGAGCGGAAAATTATTTTCCGCTTTTTTTATTTCATTTTTGACCGCTTAACCAAATAAGCGGCAAGTATTTTTTCGATTTTGTCTTGAGTGTTGACCTCTATCAGGTCAATTTTAGCTTGTCCGCATCTCAATTTTATTTCTTTAAAGTACTCGTTCATATTTTGAGTATAGCTCTCTTGTATGGCGGAAGGATTTAGCTTTATTTTTTCTCCAGTTTCCATGTCGATGAACTCATGGGGCTTATTTTCAAATTCGAAATTGAGTTCTGTCTTATGGTCTGTCACATGAAATATTAGGACTTCATGCATATTATGCTTCAGATGCTCCAGAGCCTCGAAAGTTTCATCCAATGTTCTTCCGTGCTCGAACATGTCAGTGAAAAGTATGACAAGAGAGCGCTTGTTGAGCTTTGATGCGATTTGATGCAAGTTGATAGCTATGTTGGTGTTTCGGCTTGATGGAGTCTCTGATTTTTGCAATTCGTCCAAAGTCAATAAGATTTTGTGCAAATGGCTTCCTGAAGATTTGATAGGCGTTTGGATTTCCAATTCTTCTGAAAAACTAATCAGGCCAAAAGCGTCTCTTTGTTTTTGCAACAAGTAGCATAATGCGGCGGCGGCTGTTGTGGAAAAAGCGAGCTTAGCTTTCGTGTCTTTTGGATAATGCATTGATGGAGAGTTGTCCAATATGATCGAACATCGAAGATTGGTTTCCTCATCGAACACTTTAGTGAAAAGCTTGTCAGTCCTTGCATAAACTTTCCAGTCGATATGTCTAGTGCTTTCTCCGGGGTTGTAAAGTCTGTGTTCGGCGAATTCCACAGAAAATCCATGGTAGGGTGATTTGTGCAACCCGGTAATAAAACCTTCGACCAATTGTTTGGCGAGTAATTCGAGGTTGCCGAACTCTCTTATTTCTTGAATATTCATGCGATTTCGAGTGGTTTGGACTTCAAGTTAAATTTGGTTGACAATAAATTAATAATTTATTTATTCAAATGTAGTATTTGAATAAAAGTTTTGCTTGATTTTTGCAAGTAGTGTTTAAAAGGAATTTAATTTAAAGTTTTTAATTTTTTTATACGTTAAATTTTCTAAATAAAAAGAATATTCCAAACAATTGTTGCATTTTAATTATTATTTATACTATATTTATGCTTGTGTAGAAGCGTATTGTTATCATTTTTAATTTATTTGGTTATTTAAATTTTAAGGATTGTGGAAGAGAATAAAGAACAAGAAAAAGCAGAGATTTACTCGAAAAGAGTAAGGGCGGGAAAAAGAACCTATTTCTTTGATGTGAAGTCTACGCGTTCAAATGACTACTATCTCACTATTACAGAAAGTAAAAGACGCTTTAAGGATGACGGGACCTATTTTTATGAAAAGCATAAGATTTTTCTTTACAAAGAAGATTTCAACAAATTTTTGAATGCCCTTCACGAGACAGTGAACCATGTGAAGGATGATTTAATGCCTGATTTTGATTTTTCTCAATTTGATGAAGCGGATGAATATGTTGAAAGAGAATACGAGGATGAGATGAAATGGGATATTTAATTTTCCAATTTCTAAAATATTAAGAAAGCCTCTGAATGAAAGTTCGGAGGCTTTTTTTATATTTATCTTGTTAATAAATAACTGAAACCCATGTTCAATTATATCATTCTTTCCAGGAAGTACAGGTT
The Aureibacter tunicatorum DNA segment above includes these coding regions:
- a CDS encoding acyl-CoA reductase yields the protein MTLDKKIETFAALGTCLKNLTDLELEIWQSQAYARNNWFTPENVKKSIDGIIHMLQKEKLEQWTKKYPELSKEKKSIKVGVVMAGNIPAVGFHDLLSILISGHTLLAKLSSQDEVLLKKIADILIEIAPEFKEKINFVERLNEAEAIIATGSDNSARYFEYYFKNKPHIIRPNKSSLAILTGEESKEELQELGNDIFTYFGLGCRNVSKLLVPSDYNFTTLLDQFEGFSSITNNHKYSNNYDYNKSIYLVNKVEHYDNGFLIVTKNESLVSPISVLYYDTYDNKSDLEDKINQYEDKIQCIAGQNFIPFGNTQLPELWDYADGIDTLDFLIHLG
- a CDS encoding 4Fe-4S dicluster domain-containing protein, translating into MAIIITDECINCGACEPECPNTAIYEGGVEWKWSDGTSLEEVEMEDGSVVSAEEDQEPYSDEFYYIVTGKCTECIGFHEEPQCAAVCPVDCCVEDPDFQETEEELLAKKDWMHPED
- a CDS encoding DUF58 domain-containing protein, producing the protein MNIQEIREFGNLELLAKQLVEGFITGLHKSPYHGFSVEFAEHRLYNPGESTRHIDWKVYARTDKLFTKVFDEETNLRCSIILDNSPSMHYPKDTKAKLAFSTTAAAALCYLLQKQRDAFGLISFSEELEIQTPIKSSGSHLHKILLTLDELQKSETPSSRNTNIAINLHQIASKLNKRSLVILFTDMFEHGRTLDETFEALEHLKHNMHEVLIFHVTDHKTELNFEFENKPHEFIDMETGEKIKLNPSAIQESYTQNMNEYFKEIKLRCGQAKIDLIEVNTQDKIEKILAAYLVKRSKMK
- a CDS encoding DUF3276 family protein, encoding MEENKEQEKAEIYSKRVRAGKRTYFFDVKSTRSNDYYLTITESKRRFKDDGTYFYEKHKIFLYKEDFNKFLNALHETVNHVKDDLMPDFDFSQFDEADEYVEREYEDEMKWDI